A genomic segment from Zygotorulaspora mrakii chromosome 1, complete sequence encodes:
- the PDR17 gene encoding phosphatidylinositol transporter (similar to Saccharomyces cerevisiae PDR17 (YNL264C); ancestral locus Anc_1.91): MGLFSKRVKEQSPPVNKKDLIPCDKAFVGPPKHYGKPQLPPKVTKEHSQLYKSMLEYFQNDKLQLPIDTTHTETLKPLTSKEKCWLSRECLLRYLRASKWDLDAAIKSLKSTLVWRREVGLSLIDGITAQPLTSNLVSVENETGKQNILGFDINRRPLLYMKNGRQNTEPSFRQVQHLIYMMESVTTFTPQGVENITVLIDFKHYKEPGIITDKMPPLSIAKLCLNVMQNHYPERLGKCVLVNIPWFAWAFLKMMHPFLDPNTRQKTIFDEPFENHIDAAQLQSLYNGKLDFSYNHEVYWADLSEKVESLKKYSYERFLKFGGLVGLSEFDLKGDHQDLLYPVDYENLS; this comes from the coding sequence ATGGGTTTGTTCTCGAAGAGGGTGAAAGAACAATCACCACCCGTGAACAAGAAGGATTTGATCCCCTGTGATAAAGCGTTTGTCGGTCCGCCGAAACACTATGGTAAACCCCAACTTCCACCAAAGGTTACAAAAGAGCACTCTCAATTGTACAAATCGATGCTTGAgtactttcaaaatgataaattgCAATTGCCAATTGACACGACGCACACCGAGACACTGAAACCTTTGACGTCTAAAGAGAAGTGCTGGCTATCAAGGGAATGTCTATTGAGATATTTACGAGCGTCTAAATGGGATTTAGATGCAGCTATAAAAAGTCTGAAATCTACGCTTGTCTGGAGACGAGAAGTTGGTCTTTCATTGATTGATGGAATAACTGCACAGCCCTTGACTTCTAACCTCGTTTCTGTCGAAAATGAGACTGGTAAGCAAAACATTCTGGGgtttgatatcaatagGAGACCACTGctatatatgaaaaatggcCGTCAGAACACGGAACCCTCCTTCAGGCAAGTGCAGCATCTAATATATATGATGGAAAGTGTAACTACATTCACACCGCAAGGAGTGGAAAATATTACTGTTTTGATTGACTTCAAACACTATAAAGAGCCGGGAATCATCACAGACAAGATGCCGCCATTATCAATCGCAAAGCTATGCCTTAATGTGATGCAGAACCATTATCCGGAACGACTTGGTAAATGTGTGTTGGTCAATATCCCATGGTTCGCATGGGCCTTTCTTAAGATGATGCATCCATTTTTGGATCCTAATACAAGACAGAAAACCATATTTGATGAGCCGTTCGAGAACCATATAGATGCCGCACAACTACAATCCTTGTACAATGGAAAACTGGATTTCTCTTACAATCATGAAGTTTACTGGGCAGACCTGTCGGAGAAGGTTGagagtttgaagaaatataGCTACGAACGATTTCTCAAATTCGGAGGTCTTGTTGGCTTAAGTGAATTCGACTTGAAGGGAGATCATCAAGATCTCTTGTACCCCGTAGACTACGAAAACCTTTCATAG